The Pelobacter seleniigenes DSM 18267 genomic sequence CCTGCGAAAAATGTGTTTCACAATCCGCACAGAGATGTTCGATCATTGCTGGCGCATCCGTAGTCGCTTCCCGACAACCGGGAACTTTACAATCCAGCACCCGCAGAGGATTAACCAGGTAACGCCTTTGACATTCCGGACACAGCGCGGCCAGTCGCGACTCCAGGTAAGCCACCAGTATCTCCCGGTAAGCGGGCCTGCACTGCGGGCAACCCAGGGAATTGATCTGCAGAGAAACACTGTCAATTCCGATAGACCTGAAATAGTGATGCAGCATTGCCAGAACCTGAGTGTCTATTTTGGGGTCTTCAACACCCAAAACCTCGGCGCCCAGTTGATGGAACTGGCGATAGCGCCCCTTTTGCGGACGCTCATAACGGAACATCGGCCCCAGATAATAAAGCTTGGTGACCGAATCCTGATTATAAAGCCGATTCTGAATCAGAGCACGCATCACCGGCGCCGTGCCCTCGGGGCGTAGGGTCATGGAGTTCTGGCTTTTGTCGGCAAAGGTGTACATTTCCTTTTCAACAATATCCGTTGTCTCCCCGATTGAACGGCAAAACAGTTCGGTTTTTTCGGGAACCGGAGTCCGAATCTCCGAAAATCCGTAAATTTCAAATATTTCACGGGCACTCTGCTCAAGAAATTGCCATGTTTCAACCTCTCCCGGCAGAATGTCATTCATTCCTTTGATAGCAGAAATAGTCAAAATAATATCCTTGTGTTGTTCTTAAAGAAAAATGTCTGTCAAATGCAAAATGCCAAGCGGACTACACAAGCTTGGAAAGATACCTTATTTTAAGGCGTGCGGAAAGAGGTCTTGCAGAAATTTGTGCTTTTTTCTTCAGCGATGAGGGCCCAAATCCCCCCGAGATTGGTGGGGTGAAACCAGTGGCAAAGCAACAAGGTCAATTTCTATCCGGGATATCGGCAACACTGCAGATTATGTTGCGCATACTCTTACCGGCGTACATAGCCCGGTCAGCCAGATTCAGCAATAACTCGTGGTCCGTCGCGTCAGAAGGGAATGTCGCAAACCCTGCTGTCACCGTGACGAAACTGCGCAGGCCACGATCTTCAAGAAAGGCATGGTTTTCGATCGCTTTACGCACACGCTCAGCGACAATCCGTGCGGTTCCCGCATCAGCTTCGACCAGAATGGCGGCGAACTCATCTCCGCCAAAGCGAAAAAGCGTATCTGCTTCCCTGACACAGTCGTGCAACAATGTTCCGACTTCTTTCAAGGCGGCACTGCCGGCAAGATGACCATGCTGATCATTGATCTCTTTAAAACGATCCAGGTCGAGAAACAAGAGGGAGAACTCCAGCCCATAGCGCTGGGACCTCCTGATTTCCTGATTCAAAGC encodes the following:
- the hisS gene encoding histidine--tRNA ligase — translated: MNDILPGEVETWQFLEQSAREIFEIYGFSEIRTPVPEKTELFCRSIGETTDIVEKEMYTFADKSQNSMTLRPEGTAPVMRALIQNRLYNQDSVTKLYYLGPMFRYERPQKGRYRQFHQLGAEVLGVEDPKIDTQVLAMLHHYFRSIGIDSVSLQINSLGCPQCRPAYREILVAYLESRLAALCPECQRRYLVNPLRVLDCKVPGCREATTDAPAMIEHLCADCETHFSQVQKHLVALEIPFEVNSRMVRGLDYYVRTTFELVTDQLGSQNAVAAGGRYDGLVEGLGGPALPGIGFAIGLERLVLLKGSEKIAPRVPVVFIAALGDAAVDPAFVLMSQLQAAGVRAEMDYQSKSLKAQLRRANKLNARYSLVLGDEEIASGQAQLKNMADGTQTPVSLAGLVDLLVEKNS